In the genome of Longimicrobium sp., one region contains:
- a CDS encoding response regulator: MKSILIAGLPGHFATWLAERLPNVAVQVAFGADEAADHARGNAGLLLLDLAIGADETMDALRKLRASAQGAAVPVIVTLEPGERGVDESVLDRLVRELRVERILFHPLDRAELLRTITQMIDVAAQQPVPAAAASPAPAAAPVAPPPPLAQPAPAATRENVSAAVGQLWTRARGAMLERVAVLERAARATADGRLNGAMRQQATDEAHRLSGALGTFGLPDGTRVARELETVFGGGRFLKPEDGAQLVAAAESLRRMIESRQEQPAAPAPVATPAAPVPGSSSIPLLLVLTGDPALAQTVRGEVASASLRVEVAGDGDAVAGQPDAVLLDVSAPDATSDWRALAEVGRRFPGAPIVVATARGALPDRLRAVQLGARSFLQKPLAADALREAVAAILPAPGAKRARVLCVDDDEQMLAALRAVLGPQHLDVHTCNDPLHFWTRLGEVDPDLLVLDIEMPHVNGIELCRVVRADPRRRSLPIVFLTSRTEPETVYRVFAAGADDFVGKPFVGPELIARIRNRLERVRG; this comes from the coding sequence GTGAAATCGATCCTGATCGCCGGGCTTCCCGGCCACTTCGCCACCTGGCTGGCCGAGCGCCTCCCGAACGTGGCCGTGCAGGTCGCCTTCGGCGCGGACGAGGCGGCGGACCACGCCCGCGGCAACGCGGGGCTTCTGCTGCTGGACCTGGCGATCGGCGCGGACGAGACGATGGACGCGCTGCGGAAGCTCCGCGCGTCGGCGCAGGGCGCGGCGGTGCCGGTGATCGTGACGCTGGAGCCCGGCGAGCGCGGCGTGGACGAGTCCGTGCTCGACCGCCTCGTGCGCGAGCTGCGGGTGGAGCGCATCCTCTTCCACCCGCTCGACCGCGCGGAGCTGCTGCGCACGATCACGCAGATGATCGACGTCGCCGCGCAGCAGCCGGTCCCCGCCGCGGCCGCATCGCCCGCGCCCGCAGCCGCTCCCGTCGCGCCACCGCCGCCGCTCGCGCAGCCCGCTCCCGCGGCGACGCGGGAGAACGTGTCCGCCGCCGTGGGCCAGCTGTGGACGCGCGCGCGGGGCGCGATGCTGGAGCGCGTAGCCGTGCTGGAGCGCGCCGCCCGCGCCACCGCGGACGGGCGGCTGAACGGCGCGATGCGCCAGCAGGCGACCGACGAGGCGCACCGCCTCTCCGGCGCGCTCGGAACCTTCGGGCTCCCGGACGGCACGCGGGTGGCGCGCGAGCTGGAAACCGTCTTCGGCGGCGGGCGCTTCCTGAAGCCGGAGGACGGCGCGCAACTCGTGGCCGCGGCCGAATCGCTGCGCCGGATGATCGAGTCGCGCCAGGAGCAGCCCGCCGCGCCCGCTCCGGTTGCGACACCGGCGGCACCGGTGCCCGGATCGTCCTCCATCCCCCTGCTGCTGGTGCTGACCGGCGATCCCGCGCTGGCGCAGACGGTGCGCGGCGAGGTCGCGTCCGCGTCGCTGCGCGTGGAGGTGGCGGGGGATGGAGACGCGGTCGCGGGGCAGCCGGACGCCGTGCTGCTGGACGTCTCGGCGCCGGACGCGACCAGCGACTGGCGCGCGCTGGCCGAGGTGGGGCGGCGCTTTCCCGGCGCGCCGATCGTGGTCGCCACGGCGCGCGGGGCACTGCCGGACCGTCTGCGCGCGGTGCAGCTCGGCGCGCGCAGCTTCCTGCAGAAGCCGCTCGCCGCCGACGCGCTGCGCGAAGCCGTCGCCGCGATCCTTCCCGCTCCCGGCGCGAAACGGGCGCGCGTGCTGTGCGTGGACGACGACGAGCAGATGCTGGCGGCGCTGCGCGCGGTGCTGGGGCCGCAGCACCTGGACGTGCACACCTGCAACGACCCGCTTCACTTCTGGACGCGCCTGGGCGAGGTCGACCCGGACCTGCTGGTGCTGGACATCGAGATGCCGCACGTGAACGGCATCGAGCTGTGCCGCGTGGTGCGCGCCGACCCGCGCCGCCGCTCGCTCCCCATCGTCTTCCTGACCAGCCGCACCGAGCCCGAGACCGTCTACCGCGTGTTCGCCGCCGGCGCGGACGACTTCGTCGGGAAGCCGTTCGTGGGCCCCGAGCTCATCGCGCGAATTCGCAACCGGCTGGAGCGGGTGAGGGGATGA
- a CDS encoding NAD(P)/FAD-dependent oxidoreductase, translating into MATGTHARVTAMERIGIVGAGLSGLVTAKTFLEEGFGVTVFETEDEVGGVWARSRRYPGLATQNPRDTYAFSDFPMPASYPDWPGGEQVQAYLAAYADRFGVTPHVRLRTRVTRAEPRTDARAGWRVTAAAADGREEAHDVDWLVVCNGVFSEPFIPDLPGRAEFEAAGGRVLHTTQLHDAAEVTGKRVAVVGYAKSAADVACAAVETAREVTLVFRRALWKMPKYFFGRVHLKYVLATRFSEALFRWRHPEGVERVLHSAGKPLVWLLWRGIERTLRRSFALDAHGLTPEAPIDRMVGCTLSLASGGFFDHVRSGRLRVQRGEPARFADGAIELGDGTRVEADVVVFGTGFQQGAAFLPEWVAERVRGEDGNFRLYRSILPPDVPRLAFIGYNSSLYSQLTSEIGARWLVEHARGRFEIPSQAEMRRRIEERLAWLKAERPDSVMNGICVIPFNFHHINELLRDLGARTWRSRNRLHEYMMPVDPSLYAGLRAELQDRRLRRATPREPGVARPTSVG; encoded by the coding sequence ATGGCGACGGGAACACACGCGCGGGTGACGGCAATGGAGCGCATCGGCATCGTGGGCGCGGGGCTGAGCGGGCTGGTGACGGCGAAGACGTTCCTGGAGGAGGGCTTCGGCGTCACCGTGTTCGAGACGGAGGACGAGGTCGGCGGCGTGTGGGCGCGCTCGCGGCGCTACCCCGGCTTGGCGACGCAGAACCCCCGCGACACCTACGCGTTTTCCGACTTTCCCATGCCCGCGTCGTACCCGGACTGGCCCGGCGGCGAGCAGGTGCAGGCGTACCTGGCGGCGTACGCGGACCGCTTCGGCGTGACCCCGCACGTGCGGCTGCGCACGCGCGTCACCCGCGCGGAGCCGCGCACCGATGCGCGCGCGGGGTGGCGCGTGACGGCCGCGGCCGCGGACGGGCGCGAAGAGGCGCACGACGTCGACTGGCTGGTGGTGTGCAACGGCGTGTTCAGCGAGCCGTTCATCCCCGACCTACCCGGGCGCGCGGAGTTCGAGGCGGCGGGCGGGCGCGTGCTGCACACCACGCAGCTGCACGACGCCGCCGAAGTGACGGGGAAGCGCGTGGCCGTGGTCGGCTACGCCAAGTCCGCCGCGGACGTGGCCTGCGCCGCGGTGGAGACGGCGCGCGAGGTGACGCTCGTCTTCCGCCGCGCGCTGTGGAAGATGCCGAAGTACTTCTTCGGGCGCGTGCACCTGAAGTACGTGCTGGCCACGCGCTTCAGCGAGGCGCTGTTCCGCTGGCGCCATCCCGAAGGGGTCGAGCGCGTGCTGCACTCCGCCGGAAAGCCGCTCGTGTGGCTCCTCTGGCGCGGGATCGAGCGGACGCTGCGGCGCTCGTTCGCGCTGGACGCGCACGGGCTGACGCCCGAGGCGCCGATCGACCGGATGGTGGGGTGCACGCTGAGCCTGGCGTCGGGCGGCTTCTTCGACCACGTGCGAAGCGGGCGCCTGCGGGTGCAGCGCGGCGAGCCGGCGCGGTTCGCGGACGGCGCGATCGAGCTGGGGGATGGGACGCGGGTGGAGGCCGACGTGGTGGTGTTCGGGACCGGCTTCCAGCAGGGCGCAGCGTTCCTCCCCGAGTGGGTGGCGGAGCGCGTGCGCGGGGAGGACGGCAACTTCCGCCTGTACCGCAGCATCCTGCCGCCGGACGTGCCGCGGCTGGCGTTCATCGGCTACAACAGCAGCCTGTACTCGCAGCTCACGTCGGAGATCGGCGCGCGGTGGCTGGTGGAGCACGCGCGGGGGCGGTTCGAGATCCCGTCGCAGGCGGAGATGCGGCGGCGCATCGAGGAGCGGCTGGCGTGGCTGAAGGCGGAGCGCCCGGACTCGGTGATGAACGGCATCTGCGTGATCCCCTTCAACTTCCACCACATCAACGAGCTGCTGCGCGACCTGGGCGCGCGCACCTGGCGCTCGCGCAACCGCCTGCACGAGTACATGATGCCCGTCGACCCGTCGCTTTACGCCGGCCTCCGCGCGGAGCTGCAGGACCGCCGCCTCCGCCGCGCCACCCCGCGCGAGCCGGGAGTCGCACGACCGACATCAGTAGGGTGA
- a CDS encoding PHB depolymerase family esterase → MRRTRTAAVLLSTVAMLALGACSADELPEDLPVPPKPAIMAAATGTWIDGTFSSIYGARFYRVYIPSTYTGTARPMMVMLHGCLQDGYDFAAGTRMNSFAESRNFIVLYPEQGTAYNPGDCWNWFYTSNQVRGSGEPSVIAGMIDWVKAHYAIDSNRVGVAGFSAGAAMATIMACTYPDRVRKLAEVAGVQYGAATTSSGGTNAMLFGSIYDPNAMGTDCSTRQATGGKRVIPTLVFHGTADGTVNPVNAAQTTQQWTQTNDLADGSDNGNVDYTADATVTGTACRAYTRYDYNNSANGQTVVRRYVISGMDHRWPGGSSAGTYTDACAPDASQIIVDFFGF, encoded by the coding sequence ATGCGCCGCACCCGCACCGCCGCAGTCCTGCTATCGACCGTTGCCATGCTTGCGCTGGGCGCCTGCTCCGCCGACGAGCTCCCCGAGGACCTGCCCGTTCCGCCGAAGCCCGCGATCATGGCGGCGGCCACGGGGACGTGGATCGACGGCACCTTCAGCAGCATCTACGGCGCGCGCTTCTACCGCGTCTACATCCCCTCCACGTACACGGGGACGGCGCGGCCGATGATGGTGATGCTGCACGGGTGCCTGCAGGACGGCTACGACTTCGCGGCGGGGACGCGGATGAACTCGTTCGCCGAGAGCCGCAACTTCATCGTCCTCTACCCCGAGCAGGGGACGGCGTACAACCCCGGCGACTGCTGGAACTGGTTCTACACCTCCAACCAGGTGCGCGGCTCCGGCGAGCCCAGCGTGATCGCGGGGATGATCGACTGGGTGAAGGCCCACTACGCCATCGACTCGAACCGCGTGGGCGTGGCCGGCTTCAGCGCCGGCGCCGCGATGGCGACGATCATGGCGTGCACCTACCCGGACCGGGTGCGGAAGCTGGCCGAGGTCGCGGGCGTGCAGTACGGCGCGGCGACGACGTCCAGCGGCGGGACGAACGCGATGCTGTTCGGCAGCATCTACGACCCCAACGCGATGGGGACGGACTGCTCCACGCGGCAGGCGACGGGCGGGAAGCGGGTGATCCCCACGCTGGTATTCCACGGCACCGCGGACGGCACGGTGAACCCGGTGAACGCCGCGCAGACCACGCAGCAGTGGACGCAGACCAACGACCTGGCCGACGGCAGCGACAACGGCAACGTCGACTACACGGCCGACGCCACGGTGACGGGCACGGCGTGCCGCGCGTACACGCGCTACGACTACAACAACAGCGCGAACGGCCAGACCGTGGTCCGCCGCTACGTGATCAGCGGGATGGACCACCGCTGGCCCGGCGGCAGCAGCGCCGGCACCTACACCGATGCCTGCGCCCCGGACGCCAGCCAGATCATCGTGGACTTCTTCGGGTTCTAG
- a CDS encoding class I adenylate-forming enzyme family protein: MNAVPNFPRRPDPLRFWRRLAGERHALVDRARGERLTYPELDAAADRWAALLRAQGIGRGDIVATLAGNRSEMAAAFFACGRIGAALLPLNWRLAAPELAPILDDARPRLVLGEDRFRARAEDALRGIGEARWIDLDAAAPALLARGGPSAGDVEVDAEDPWLVLYTSGSTGRPKGAILPHRQIFYNAVATTTAWELGAGDVAPVSTPFFHTGGWNVFATPLWFRGGKVVLFDQFDADSYMQGIRDEGITVALTVPTMLLMLMEGREWGSPLPSLRTFMSGGAPLPAALAERVRAAGYRLREGYGLTECGPNCFAMPADQAVRRPGVVGWPVPMLEMRVEREDGTEAAPGEPGELLLRGPQVFAGYLRNPEKTAEAFTEDGWLRTGDLAAREADGAFRICGRRKEMFISGGENVFPGEVEAALADCPGVAEVVVVGVRDERWGEVGRAFIVPRGETRLTEVDVVTHARARLAGYKVPRSVVFLPEIPRLGSGKPDRRALAEARP, translated from the coding sequence ATGAACGCAGTCCCGAACTTCCCCCGCCGCCCCGACCCGCTCCGCTTCTGGCGGCGCTTGGCGGGCGAGCGGCACGCGCTGGTGGACCGCGCGCGCGGCGAGCGGCTGACCTACCCCGAGCTGGACGCCGCCGCCGACCGCTGGGCCGCGCTCCTGCGCGCGCAGGGCATCGGCCGCGGCGACATCGTGGCGACGCTGGCGGGAAACCGCAGCGAGATGGCCGCGGCGTTCTTCGCCTGCGGCCGCATCGGCGCGGCGCTACTTCCGCTGAACTGGCGCCTCGCCGCACCCGAGCTCGCGCCGATCCTGGACGACGCGCGCCCCAGGCTGGTGCTCGGCGAGGACCGCTTCCGCGCCCGCGCCGAGGACGCGCTCCGCGGCATCGGCGAGGCGCGGTGGATCGACCTGGACGCCGCCGCGCCCGCGCTGCTGGCCCGCGGCGGTCCATCGGCCGGCGACGTGGAGGTGGACGCGGAGGACCCGTGGCTCGTCCTCTACACCTCCGGGAGCACCGGCCGCCCCAAGGGCGCCATCCTCCCGCACCGCCAGATCTTCTACAACGCCGTCGCCACCACGACCGCGTGGGAGCTGGGCGCGGGCGACGTGGCCCCCGTCTCCACCCCCTTCTTCCACACGGGGGGATGGAACGTCTTCGCCACGCCGCTCTGGTTCCGCGGCGGCAAGGTGGTGCTGTTCGACCAGTTCGACGCGGACAGCTACATGCAGGGGATCCGCGACGAGGGGATCACCGTCGCCCTCACCGTTCCCACCATGCTGCTGATGCTGATGGAGGGCCGCGAGTGGGGATCGCCACTCCCCAGCTTGCGCACCTTCATGTCCGGCGGCGCGCCGCTCCCCGCCGCGCTGGCGGAGCGCGTCCGCGCGGCGGGCTACCGGCTGCGCGAGGGGTACGGGCTGACGGAGTGCGGCCCCAACTGCTTCGCCATGCCCGCCGACCAGGCAGTCCGGCGCCCCGGCGTGGTCGGCTGGCCCGTGCCGATGCTGGAGATGCGCGTGGAGCGCGAGGACGGCACGGAGGCGGCGCCGGGCGAGCCGGGCGAGCTGCTGCTGCGCGGCCCGCAGGTGTTCGCCGGGTACCTTCGCAACCCGGAGAAGACGGCCGAGGCGTTCACGGAAGATGGATGGCTGCGGACGGGAGACCTGGCCGCGCGCGAGGCGGACGGCGCGTTCCGCATCTGCGGGCGGCGCAAGGAGATGTTCATCTCCGGCGGCGAGAACGTCTTTCCCGGCGAGGTCGAGGCGGCGCTGGCCGACTGCCCTGGCGTGGCCGAGGTCGTGGTCGTCGGCGTGCGGGACGAGCGCTGGGGCGAGGTGGGGCGCGCCTTCATCGTCCCGCGAGGGGAAACCAGGCTCACGGAGGTCGACGTGGTGACGCACGCGCGGGCGCGGCTGGCCGGGTACAAGGTGCCCCGCTCGGTCGTCTTCCTCCCCGAGATCCCGCGGCTGGGCTCGGGCAAGCCGGACCGCCGCGCGCTGGCGGAGGCGCGCCCATGA
- a CDS encoding TonB-dependent receptor → MSSSGTLRQAWRALLLAAVLALLPAFAAAQTGTIRGTVSGPDGRAVSAAQVSITGTRFSTVANTLGQFTLGGVPQGVHRLRVSMPGFVAHNSDVTVRPGEETLVSVRLEENNVELDAMVVSASRRAERRSESPATITRVSAEQLAETPGNAFVGALKQATGLDFVQVGMTSVAVNARGFNSSFNNRMLMLEDGRIGVLPENGLPVGSFTPIPKIDLSGIEVVVGPGSALYGADASNGVLTLQSKDPRDYPGMSFEVTGANRSYYDLQGRVAGARGNWGYKLSGEWNSFNDWSNRIHSSGATGVWETSVGDTSGLDWNSNVLRGYGQLIRYAGDAQLSLTGGYSRTNGVGQTNVGRNQLVDWTYNVIQLRATNPHWYASAYRTESNAGDSYAANRYTTNRAATPGTISDDSVRRMSDWPSDGQLYAAEVQNNFRVLPLLNTQVTWGGQYRHDIVSSDRQWLTDRLTGEDLKIDQWGVYAQTETPLLPQLRLLLAARYDDHENYDPQFSPKAGLLFTPVQGHTFRLFYNRAFKSPSTLQTNFWIPNFVSVFGVFGNRDGITVRKASDNSVVRVYNPLVPERNTTWEAGYKGLINGRLFVDVAGYYSRYQNFLSPLVTIANPYATGGAATVAYNNADNQPFVSETSQPQVVLTYFNLGNATIYGTDASLGYILSPRVDFTGTVSLLKLDRITGINTNLATDREATALNSPTSKFTLGVHARDLGRWNGGATFRYVNGYRFNSGINKGHIPTFNTLDVNVGYRLPQFHSQLNLAVANLFNCRANDVSLPDEGASCGFGVKHTEMINMPAIGTMVFLGVRVDTR, encoded by the coding sequence ATGAGCAGCAGCGGCACCCTGCGCCAGGCCTGGCGCGCACTCCTGCTGGCGGCGGTCCTGGCGCTCCTGCCGGCGTTCGCGGCCGCGCAGACCGGCACCATCCGCGGCACCGTTTCCGGGCCGGACGGCCGCGCCGTCTCGGCGGCGCAGGTCAGCATCACCGGCACCCGCTTCAGCACCGTGGCCAACACGCTGGGCCAGTTCACCCTGGGCGGCGTGCCGCAGGGCGTGCACCGGCTGCGCGTTTCCATGCCCGGCTTCGTGGCGCACAACAGCGACGTCACCGTGCGCCCGGGCGAGGAGACGCTCGTCTCCGTCCGCCTCGAAGAGAACAACGTGGAGCTGGACGCCATGGTGGTGTCGGCCAGCCGCCGCGCCGAGCGCCGCTCCGAGAGCCCCGCCACCATCACCCGCGTGAGCGCCGAGCAGCTGGCCGAGACGCCGGGGAACGCCTTCGTGGGCGCGCTGAAGCAGGCCACCGGGCTGGACTTCGTGCAGGTGGGGATGACCAGCGTGGCGGTGAACGCGCGCGGCTTCAACTCGTCGTTCAACAACCGCATGCTCATGCTGGAGGACGGCCGCATCGGCGTGCTTCCCGAGAACGGGCTGCCGGTGGGCTCGTTCACCCCCATCCCCAAGATCGACCTCTCGGGCATCGAGGTGGTGGTGGGCCCCGGCAGCGCGCTGTACGGCGCCGACGCGTCCAACGGCGTGCTGACGCTGCAGAGCAAGGACCCGCGCGACTATCCCGGCATGAGCTTCGAGGTGACCGGCGCCAACCGCTCGTACTACGACCTGCAGGGGCGCGTGGCCGGGGCGCGGGGGAACTGGGGATACAAGCTGTCGGGCGAGTGGAACTCGTTCAACGACTGGAGCAACCGCATCCACTCGTCGGGCGCCACCGGCGTGTGGGAGACCTCGGTCGGTGACACGTCGGGGCTGGACTGGAACAGCAACGTGCTGCGCGGCTACGGCCAGCTGATCCGCTACGCGGGCGACGCGCAGCTGTCGCTGACGGGCGGCTACAGCCGCACCAACGGCGTGGGCCAGACCAACGTGGGGCGCAACCAGCTGGTGGACTGGACGTACAACGTGATCCAGCTGCGGGCCACCAACCCGCACTGGTACGCCAGCGCCTACCGCACCGAGAGCAACGCCGGCGACAGCTACGCGGCCAACCGCTACACCACCAACCGCGCCGCCACCCCCGGCACCATCAGCGACGACTCGGTGCGGCGGATGAGCGACTGGCCCAGCGACGGGCAGCTGTACGCGGCCGAGGTGCAGAACAACTTCCGCGTCCTGCCGCTGCTGAACACGCAGGTCACCTGGGGCGGCCAGTATCGCCACGACATCGTGAGCAGCGACCGCCAGTGGCTGACCGACCGCCTGACCGGCGAGGACCTGAAGATCGACCAGTGGGGCGTGTACGCGCAGACCGAGACGCCGCTGCTGCCCCAGCTGCGCCTGCTGCTGGCCGCGCGCTACGACGACCACGAGAACTACGACCCGCAGTTCTCGCCCAAGGCCGGCCTGCTCTTCACCCCGGTGCAGGGACACACCTTCCGGCTCTTCTACAACCGCGCGTTCAAGAGCCCCAGCACCCTGCAGACCAACTTCTGGATCCCCAACTTCGTCAGCGTGTTCGGGGTGTTCGGCAACCGTGACGGCATCACCGTGCGCAAGGCGTCGGACAACTCGGTGGTGCGCGTGTACAACCCGCTGGTTCCCGAGCGCAACACCACCTGGGAGGCGGGCTACAAGGGGCTCATCAACGGGCGGCTGTTCGTGGACGTGGCCGGGTACTACTCGCGCTACCAGAACTTCCTGAGCCCGCTGGTGACCATCGCCAACCCGTACGCCACGGGCGGCGCAGCCACCGTGGCGTACAACAACGCCGACAACCAGCCGTTCGTGAGCGAGACCAGCCAGCCGCAGGTGGTGCTCACCTACTTCAACCTGGGCAACGCCACCATCTACGGCACCGACGCCTCGCTGGGGTACATCCTGAGCCCCAGGGTGGACTTCACCGGCACGGTGTCGCTGCTGAAGCTGGACCGCATCACCGGCATCAACACCAACCTGGCCACCGACCGCGAGGCCACCGCGCTGAACTCGCCCACCAGCAAGTTCACGCTGGGCGTGCACGCGCGCGACCTGGGCCGCTGGAACGGCGGGGCCACCTTCCGCTACGTGAACGGCTACCGCTTCAACTCGGGGATCAACAAGGGCCACATCCCCACCTTCAACACGCTGGACGTGAACGTGGGGTACCGGCTGCCGCAGTTCCACTCGCAGCTGAACCTGGCGGTCGCCAACCTGTTCAACTGCCGCGCGAACGACGTCAGCCTGCCGGACGAGGGCGCGTCGTGCGGCTTCGGCGTGAAGCACACCGAGATGATCAACATGCCGGCGATCGGCACGATGGTGTTCCTGGGCGTGCGGGTGGATACGAGGTGA
- a CDS encoding L,D-transpeptidase, producing MTRLRRGLAAAALAVSVLGAGAPAPLGEASTAPRDDEFYLSVDLSARTLSVVRNGETVNSYPVAIGQPAHPTPTGEYRIRHIVWNPRWVPPDARWARGKRPRDPGDPRNPMGRVKMFFRDPDLYVHGTRETDSLGEAESHGCVRMSNSTVIAVARQVMEHGGEPRPAGWFRRVLDSVTATRQVYLSRPVLIKIHR from the coding sequence ATGACGAGATTGCGTAGGGGATTGGCCGCGGCGGCGCTCGCGGTTTCGGTGCTGGGGGCGGGCGCGCCGGCGCCGCTCGGGGAGGCGTCCACCGCTCCGCGCGACGACGAGTTCTACCTGAGCGTGGACCTGTCCGCGCGTACGCTGTCGGTGGTGCGCAACGGCGAGACGGTGAACTCGTACCCGGTGGCGATCGGTCAGCCGGCGCACCCCACGCCCACGGGCGAGTACCGCATCCGCCACATCGTATGGAACCCGCGGTGGGTTCCGCCCGACGCGCGCTGGGCCCGCGGCAAGCGCCCGCGCGATCCGGGCGACCCGCGCAACCCCATGGGGCGCGTGAAGATGTTCTTCCGCGACCCCGACCTGTACGTGCACGGCACCCGCGAGACCGACTCGCTGGGCGAGGCCGAGTCGCACGGGTGCGTGCGCATGTCCAACAGCACGGTCATCGCCGTGGCCCGGCAGGTGATGGAGCACGGCGGCGAGCCGCGCCCCGCCGGCTGGTTCCGCCGCGTGCTGGACAGCGTGACGGCCACGCGCCAGGTCTACCTCTCGCGCCCGGTGCTGATCAAGATCCACCGGTAG
- a CDS encoding PHB depolymerase family esterase — protein MTIHRALITTLAAVTMTSTAPDAAAQQPAGDARAAGTFEWHTWSGDAGSRRYRLFVPAGHDAARAAPLVVMLHGCTQDPDDFARGTRFNALAGEAGVLVAWPEQPAAMQVQKCWSWFDPAHQAASRGEPAVIAGITREVMAGHAIDPRRVYIVGVSAGAAMAVNVAASYPDLFAAIGSHSGIPYRAASDVPHALAVMRGGSPDPAILAYALQDALGGRAMPLIAIHGGADAVVSPMNSRQLAGQWAGVLGVSSSPVQRSTEGGLGVERTRWSGADGKPAIELVIVDGLGHAWSGGSPEGTYTDARGPDASRLILDFLLAHSR, from the coding sequence ATGACGATCCACCGCGCACTCATCACCACCCTGGCAGCCGTGACCATGACCAGCACCGCCCCCGACGCCGCCGCGCAGCAGCCCGCCGGAGACGCGCGCGCCGCCGGCACCTTCGAGTGGCACACCTGGTCGGGAGATGCGGGGTCGCGGCGCTACCGGCTCTTCGTCCCCGCCGGTCACGACGCCGCGCGCGCCGCGCCGCTGGTGGTGATGCTGCACGGCTGCACGCAGGACCCCGACGACTTCGCGCGGGGAACGCGCTTCAACGCGCTGGCGGGCGAGGCCGGGGTGCTGGTCGCCTGGCCGGAGCAGCCGGCGGCCATGCAGGTGCAGAAGTGCTGGAGCTGGTTCGACCCCGCGCACCAGGCGGCGTCGCGCGGCGAGCCCGCCGTCATCGCCGGGATCACGCGCGAGGTGATGGCAGGGCATGCGATCGACCCGCGCCGTGTCTACATCGTCGGCGTCTCCGCCGGCGCGGCGATGGCGGTGAACGTGGCGGCCAGCTACCCCGACCTCTTCGCGGCTATCGGCTCGCACTCCGGCATCCCGTATCGCGCAGCCTCGGACGTGCCGCACGCGCTGGCCGTGATGCGCGGCGGGAGCCCGGACCCGGCCATCCTCGCGTACGCGCTGCAGGACGCGCTCGGCGGACGCGCCATGCCGCTCATCGCCATCCACGGCGGCGCCGACGCAGTGGTGTCGCCGATGAACTCGCGGCAGCTGGCGGGGCAGTGGGCGGGCGTGCTCGGCGTCTCCTCATCCCCCGTCCAGCGCTCGACGGAGGGCGGCCTGGGCGTGGAGCGCACGCGCTGGAGCGGCGCCGACGGGAAGCCCGCCATCGAGCTGGTGATCGTGGACGGCCTGGGCCACGCCTGGTCCGGCGGCTCGCCCGAGGGCACGTACACCGACGCCCGGGGACCCGACGCCTCGCGCCTCATCCTCGACTTCCTCCTCGCCCATTCGCGGTGA